Below is a genomic region from Pseudomonas extremaustralis.
CCCTTGCCTTGGCGATACTGGCGACCTCTTCGAGTCGCTGCGTGGGAGTTTGCTGCGATGGGGTTTTCAGTTGGGCATCCAGGTCTGGATGCGCCTCCAGCGCTCGTTCGCCGAGAAACCCGTGGATGTTGGCGTAGAGCGTGATATCCAACTCAGTGTTGAGCCCGCGATCGTAGGCAGCCGATGCAAGCGCATGCAGATGTTCCCAGCGCTGTGGCGGGGTCGCATGAGCCTGATAGTGTGGAAAGTGTTCGTGCAGGTGCCGGTCGATGCGCATGACGGCATGGCGAAAACTTACCGCATCCAAAAGGCCGATTTGCTCATCGTTCAATCGATAGCGCGTGTTGTGATCGGTCTTTGGGGCCCCGCCCGGACGCAGGGTCAGGTGCCAGCATCCCCGCGCCGCATCAGCGGTGACCACGTGGGTGCAAGGACCGAACAAGGTGGGGTCCTTGATGCTGTGGGCATGCACGAGGAGGGCGCGGGTGACGGCGGGGTCGGCGATGCGCAACAACACTTCTTCGCCTTGGGGGTGCCATACGCTGGTGAGCCAACGCCAGTGTGCGACCAAGTCACCCCACGGATGTTCGCTGAAGACCAGATAGCCCCATTCCTGGCGGGAGGCACTCAGGAACTGCTTCAGGACCGGGTCGTTTGGCGTTTTTATCTGCACCAGGCAGGGGGCGATATCGAGAACTTCAGCCCAGGGCGTGCCGAGGTACAGCGGTTCGAACAGTGGACTTTGTGCCCACTGGTACAGGCGCTGTGGAAGTTTTTCGATGCTCACACCATCCAGCAGCAAACCAACGGTGCTATTCCACGGCAAATGTTGCGGCAGCCCATTTTCCAGCA
It encodes:
- a CDS encoding DUF4123 domain-containing protein is translated as MPDSPWMLENGLPQHLPWNSTVGLLLDGVSIEKLPQRLYQWAQSPLFEPLYLGTPWAEVLDIAPCLVQIKTPNDPVLKQFLSASRQEWGYLVFSEHPWGDLVAHWRWLTSVWHPQGEEVLLRIADPAVTRALLVHAHSIKDPTLFGPCTHVVTADAARGCWHLTLRPGGAPKTDHNTRYRLNDEQIGLLDAVSFRHAVMRIDRHLHEHFPHYQAHATPPQRWEHLHALASAAYDRGLNTELDITLYANIHGFLGERALEAHPDLDAQLKTPSQQTPTQRLEEVASIAKARAEHLQRKPV